GATCGCTGCGGTTGTTTTTGGAAGATTTATTAGAAAATATTCAAAAAAAGTTCAGGATCAGGTTGCAGAAAGCCAGGTAATTGTTGAAGAAACGATGCAGGGAATCAGCATTGTAAAAGCTTTTGCAAATGAATGGTACGAAATTGCACGTTATAAAGGAAAGATTAACGAGGTTGTAAAACTGGCAATTAAAGGCGGTCAGTATCGTGGTTATTTTGCTTCATTTATTATTTTCTGTTTATTTGGAGCCATTGTAGCTGTAGTTTGGTTTGGAGTACGTTTAAGTATTTCCGGCGAAATGAGTGTTGGGCAGTTAATTTCGTTTGTATTATATTCTACTTTTGTTGGTGCTTCTTTTGGAGGAATTGCCGAATTATATGCACAAATTCAGAAAGCCATTGGAGCAACTGAACGTGTTTTTGAATTATTAGACGAAAGTCCGGAAAAGATCAATTCAAATTCAAACAAAAATCAAGAGAAAATTAAAGGAAATGTGACTTTTAGCAATGTAGCTTTCAGTTACCCAACCCGTCAGGAAATTCAGGTTTTAAAAGATGTAAATTTTCAAGCCGAATTTGGTCAAAAAATAGCCATTGTAGGACCAAGCGGTGCTGGAAAGTCTACTATTTCATCGCTTTTACTGCGCTTTTATGACATTACTTCCGGAGAAATTACGGTTGACGGAAAAAACATTTACGATTACGACTTAGAAGATCTTCGTGGAAATATGAGTATTGTACCTCAGGATGTTATTCTTTTTGGAGGAACAATTAGAGAAAATATAGCTTACGGAAAACCTGATGCTACTGATGAAGAAATTATTGCCGCTGCGAAACAAGCCAATGCTTTTAATTTTGTAGATGGTTTTCCTGAGAAATTTGAAACTTTGGTTGGAGAACGTGGTGTTAAACTTTCGGGTGGGCAACGCCAGCGTATTGCAATTGCTAGAGCTTTGCTTAAAAATCCAAGTATTTTGATATTAGACGAGGCTACTTCATCTTTAGACAGCGAAAGCGAAAAACTGGTTCAGGAAGCTTTAGAAGTATTAATGGAAGGAAGAACCAGTATTATTATCGCTCACCGACTTTCGACAATTAGAAATGCTGATAAAATTTTAGTTCTCGATAACGGAAAAATTTCAGAAGAAGGAACACATCAGGAATTAATAAACTTAGAAAATGGTATTTATAAAAACTTAAGCAATCTACAGTTTAGTAATTCTTAAATAAATCTCAATTTTATAAATTTCAAATTCCAATAAAAAAGTCCAATGCTTTGCAAATGGACTTTTTTTGTAAATCAAAATCTATTTAAACTGGACTGAAGTCCAGCTCTACAATATAATTTGTTCCTTCGGAACGAAAAAAGAGCCAGAGGCTCGATACATATTATAGGGCTGGACTTCAGTCCAGTTTATAATGAACAAAAAAAGCTCCAATTTTTAATTGAAGCTTTATATATATGTAAACTGGGATAGAAATTAAAAAATTATTTCCCTTTTCTACGTTTACGCTCTGTTTTAATCATAGATAATTCACGGCTTGTTTGTCCTGCAACAGAAGTATTTTCTTCAGCACGGCGAATCAAGTACGGCATAACATCTTTTACGGGACCAAAAGGAAGATATTTTGCAACATTATATCCGTTTTCAGCAAGGTTATAGCTAATGTTGTCGCTCATTCCGTATAATTGCCCGAACCAGATTCTTTTATCGTTTTTGGCAATTCCTTTTTGAGCCATCATTTCCATTAATTTATAAGAACTTAATTCGTTGTGAGTACCTGCAAAAATGGCCATAGTCTCTAAATGTTCTAACATATAATGAACAGCGGCATCATAATTATCATCTGTAGCTTGTTTAGAAACACAAATTGGAGAAACGTATCCTTTTTCTTCAGCACGTTTATTTTCCTTTTCCATGTAAGCGCCGCGAACCAATTTCATCCCGATAAAGAAACCTTCTTTTTTAGCAATTTCGTGCAGACCTTTT
The sequence above is a segment of the Flavobacterium sp. genome. Coding sequences within it:
- a CDS encoding ABC transporter transmembrane domain-containing protein, with protein sequence MARFKENDLPKSKITATSLNKAKTIFTYAGHHKWKFFIGLIFLLLTGATALAFPKLMGMLVDCVKNKDFSEANTIALGLIAILFLQSFFSFFRLSLFVNFTENTLANLRLALYTNLVKLPMTFFSQKRVGELNSRISADITQIQDTLTTTIAEFLRQFILIVGGVILLATESFKLTLLMLSVVPLVAIAAVVFGRFIRKYSKKVQDQVAESQVIVEETMQGISIVKAFANEWYEIARYKGKINEVVKLAIKGGQYRGYFASFIIFCLFGAIVAVVWFGVRLSISGEMSVGQLISFVLYSTFVGASFGGIAELYAQIQKAIGATERVFELLDESPEKINSNSNKNQEKIKGNVTFSNVAFSYPTRQEIQVLKDVNFQAEFGQKIAIVGPSGAGKSTISSLLLRFYDITSGEITVDGKNIYDYDLEDLRGNMSIVPQDVILFGGTIRENIAYGKPDATDEEIIAAAKQANAFNFVDGFPEKFETLVGERGVKLSGGQRQRIAIARALLKNPSILILDEATSSLDSESEKLVQEALEVLMEGRTSIIIAHRLSTIRNADKILVLDNGKISEEGTHQELINLENGIYKNLSNLQFSNS